A part of Brassica rapa cultivar Chiifu-401-42 chromosome A05, CAAS_Brap_v3.01, whole genome shotgun sequence genomic DNA contains:
- the LOC103848249 gene encoding serine/threonine-protein kinase WAG1, translated as MEDDGYYLETDLDFSFTSTATDRTFTSSSARSSLARSSLTLSFNDRLSTATTPSTTTSAAATTLHHRRQDPHWTAIRAATTLSSDGRLHLRHLKLVRLLGTGNLGRVFLCHLRDCPTPTAFALKVIDRDTLTAKKLSHVQTEAEILSMLDHPFLPTLYARIDASHYTCLLIDYCPNGDLHSLLRKQPGNRLPVSSVRFFAAEVLVALEYLHALGIVYRDLKPENILIREDGHIMLSDFDLCFKADVVPTFRSRRFRRVSTPPSSPRRLRRSRRGGCCFSTEVEYEREEIVAEFAAEPVTAFSKSCVGTHEYLAPELVAGNGHGSGVDWWAFGIFLHEMLHGTTPFKGATKEQTLRKIASSDDVAFPLELEEEGIREAKDLIQKLLVKDPMKRLGCARGAQDIKRHPFFEGIKWPLIRNYKPPEIRGLVKKSTKAHACHVTAVSSPRRRKWLWWALSNLLRSKSLKGSNSKIQSNNNYYHYVGKSYNASRKRV; from the coding sequence ATGGAAGACGACGGTTATTACCTCGAAACCGATCTCGATTTCAGCTTCACCTCCACCGCCACAGACCGGACCTTCACCTCCTCAAGCGCTCGCTCCAGTCTCGCTCGTTCAAGCCTCACCTTAAGCTTCAACGACAGACTCTCCACTGCTACAACACCTTCCACCACCACTTCCGCCGCCGCGACAACGCTCCACCACCGTCGCCAAGATCCTCACTGGACAGCAATCAGAGCCGCGACAACGCTCTCCTCCGATGGACGTCTCCATCTCCGCCACCTAAAACTCGTCCGCCTCCTCGGAACCGGAAACCTGGGCCGTGTATTCCTCTGCCACCTCCGTGACTGCCCAACCCCCACGGCATTCGCGCTTAAAGTCATCGACCGTGATACTCTCACGGCGAAGAAGCTTTCGCACGTGCAAACGGAGGCGGAGATCCTCTCCATGCTAGACCACCCGTTCTTGCCTACACTCTACGCACGTATCGACGCTTCTCACTACACTTGTCTCCTCATTGATTACTGTCCCAACGGAGACTTACATTCCTTGCTACGTAAGCAACCTGGTAACCGGTTACCGGTTTCATCGGTTAGATTCTTCGCCGCCGAAGTACTCGTCGCCTTAGAGTATCTCCACGCTCTCGGTATCGTGTACCGAGATCTCAAACCGGAGAACATCTTGATCCGTGAAGACGGACACATCATGCTCTCAGATTTCGATCTCTGCTTCAAAGCCGACGTCGTTCCCACTTTCCGATCTCGACGTTTCCGGAGAGTTTCGACTCCGCCGTCGTCTCCGAGAAGGTTGAGGAGGAGTCGACGCGGCGGTTGCTGCTTCTCCACGGAGGTAGAGTACGAGAGAGAGGAGATAGTGGCTGAGTTCGCGGCGGAGCCAGTGACGGCGTTTTCTAAGTCGTGCGTTGGAACTCACGAGTATCTAGCGCCGGAGCTCGTCGCCGGAAACGGACACGGAAGCGGCGTAGACTGGTGGGCGTTTGGGATATTTCTCCACGAGATGTTACATGGAACAACGCCGTTTAAAGGTGCGACCAAAGAACAAACCCTGCGCAAGATAGCGTCGAGTGATGACGTGGCGTTTCCGTTGGAGTTGGAGGAAGAGGGAATAAGAGAAGCGAAGGATTTGATTCAGAAGCTGTTGGTGAAGGATCCAATGAAGAGACTAGGTTGCGCCAGGGGTGCGCAGGATATCAAAAGGCATCCGTTTTTCGAAGGGATCAAGTGGCCGTTGATTAGAAACTATAAGCCGCCGGAGATTCGAGGTCTGGTGAAGAAGTCGACGAAGGCACATGCTTGTCACGTGACTGCTGTGTCATCGCCACGTAGGAGGAAGTGGTTGTGGTGGGCCTTATCGAATTTACTGCGAAGTAAAAGCTTGAAAGGGAGTAACAGTAAGATCCAGAGCAACAATAATTACTATCATTATGTGGGTAAAAGCTATAACGCGAGTCGCAAACGCGTTTAA